Proteins found in one Asterias rubens chromosome 12, eAstRub1.3, whole genome shotgun sequence genomic segment:
- the LOC117297337 gene encoding tartrate-resistant acid phosphatase type 5-like, whose protein sequence is MKPSVTVCMLVLLCCYRFQSAVSLPSVLDYSPQEDHDHDDKVKVFVQKKKDRPQLNGTLPFLVIGDWGGQTLLPYTTEDEVACAKQMGVIAERISSLFVLALGDNFYEQGIQTDAYDKRFKETFEDVFTHPWLQTPWNVIAGNHDWRGNVTAELEYTKLSKRWNFPSLYYKLEYTIEGTSSTVVFIMIDTVVLCGVMDEWSTPEELEGPADKNASEVQWQWIETQLKNSTSADYVIVAGHYPVWSIAEHGPTEGLVSRLRPLLTKYKVSAYFSGHDHNLQHIREDSSTVDYFVIGAGHIVNDSQEHIDKIPPNSLKYCFRDVTSKGGFAYVVATPISMQFIFADGLKGQDLYMAEIKPRTRRHSEVKNGKKRF, encoded by the exons ATGAAGCCTTCCGTGACCGTGTGTATGTTGGTGCTACTTTGTTGTTACAGATTTCAGTCTGCCGTGTCGCTGCCGTCTGTGTTGGATTATTCACCGCAAGAAGATCACGACCATGACGACAAAGTCAAAGTATTCGTCCAGAAAAAGAAAG ACAGACCCCAGTTAAATGGTACCCTGCCCTTCCTTGTCATCGGTGATTGGGGAGGGCAGACTCTACTGCCGTATACCACCGAGGATGAAGTGGCATGTGCTAAGCAGATGGGCGTGATTGCAGAGagaatttcttccttgtttgTCCTCGCTCTGGGGGATAATTTCTATGAGCAAGGAATTCAAACGGATGCTTATGACAAAAGATTCAAG GAAACATTTGAGGATGTTTTTACACATCCGTGGTTGCAGACGCCATGGAATGTTATTGCTGGCAATCATGACTGGCGAGGTAATGTCACGGCCGAACTGGAGTACACAAAGTTATCAAAGAGATg gAATTTTCCATCCTTGTACTATAAACTGGAGTACACCATTGAAGGTACAAGCTCAACTGTGGTGTTCATCATGATTGACACTGTGGTGCTGTGTGGTGTTATGGACGAGTGGAGTACACCTGAAGAGCTGGAGGGACCGGCTGATAAAAACGCTTCTGAAGTCCAGTGGCAGTGGATTGAGACCCAGCTTAAGAATTCTACGAG TGCCGACTATGTGATCGTTGCAGGTCACTATCCAGTATGGTCAATAGCAGAACATGGTCCGACAGAAGGTCTAGTATCCCGTCTCAGACCCTTGCTTACCAAGTACAAAGTCAGTGCTTACTTCAGCGGACATGACCATAATCTTCAG CATATAAGAGAAGACTCCTCCACTGTTGATTATTTTGTGATCGGAGCCGGCCACATCGTCAACGACTCCCAAGAACACATAGATAAAATCCCTCCAAACTCCCTCAAGTATTGCTTCAGGGATGTCACAAGTAAAGGTGGGTTTGCCTACGTCGTTGCTACCCCCATCAGCATGCAGTTTATATTTGCAGATGGACTGAAAGGACAGGATTTGTACATGGCTGAAATTAAACCTCGCACCAGAAGACACAGTGAAGTAAAAAATGGAAAGAAACGCTTTTAA